Part of the Eleginops maclovinus isolate JMC-PN-2008 ecotype Puerto Natales chromosome 3, JC_Emac_rtc_rv5, whole genome shotgun sequence genome is shown below.
gctggtattttggcccattcctccatgcagatctcctctaaagcagtgatgttatggggctgtcgctgggcaacacggactttcaactccctccaaagattttctatggggttgagatctggagactggctaggccactccaggaccttgaaatgcttcttacgaagccactccttcgttgccctggcggtgtgtttgggatcattgtcatgctgaaagacccagccacgcttcatcttcagtgcccttgctgatggaaggaggttttcactcaaaatctcacgatacatggccccattcattctttcctttacacggatcagtcgtcctggtccctttgcagaaaaacagccccaaagcatgatgtttccacccccatgcttcacagtaggtatggtgttctttggatgcaactctgcattctttctcctccaaacacgacgagttgagtttttaccaaaaagttctattttggtttcatctgaccatatgacattctcccaatcctcttctggatcatccaaatgcgCTCTatcaaacttcagacgggcctggacatgtactggcttaagcagggggacacgtctggaactgcaggatttaagtccctggcggcgtagtgtgttactgatggtagcctctgttactttggtcccagctctctgcaggtcattcactaggtccccccgtgtggttctgggatttttgctcaccgttcttgtgatcattttgaccccacggggtgagatcttgcgtggagccccagattgagggagattagcagtggtcttgtatgtcttccattttctaataattgctcccacagttgatttcttcacaccaagctgcttacctattgcagattcagttttcccagcctggtgcaggtctacaattttgtctctggtctcctttgacagctctttggtcttggccatagtggagtttggagtatgactgtttgaggttgtggacaggtgtcttttatactgataacgagttcaaaaaggtgccattaatacaggtaacgggtggaggacagaggagcctcttaaagaagaagttacaggtctgtgagagccagaaatcttgcttgtttgtaggtgaccaaatacttattttaccgaagaatttaccaattaattcattaaaaatcctacaatgtgatttcctggatttttttttctcatcctgtctctcatagttgaagtgtacctatgataaaaattacaggcctctctcatctttttaaataggagaacttgcacaattggtggctgactaaatacttttttgccccactgtacgtaTCTGATGCAGTATATGTATACCCTTATTATTTTCGAAGTCCATTCGTAATCCAACATTTGCCAATTTTTGGAAATATCGACCGTAGGGATTTAATCTAGGAACCGTTTTCCTTCTACCTGAACTAGATACAGCAACCATACACTGCACAGAAGGAAGCAGGCATCTACTCATGGAGGAGATGCCTGTGGTCCATGTCCTTGTTTGACATAAGACAGCTAAGAAGATGCACCCTTCATACCGTGGTGTAAATGTGGTAGACAGATAACAGTTTCAATATGAAAAGACAAGGTCTGTTTATTATCTTGAGTAATGGGTTTTTATTCCTGGGAAGAAATAATACTGTTAGGTTTTTCACTCTTTGAGCAGCACAAACCTGTTGCAAtccatttgtattattttgaagAGAATGTAGACATCACTTAAGCCTCTAACAGAGAAAATCcacaaataaagaacaatggGAAAATAAACTTCAGGCCGTTGTGAAGAGTGATGTTTCTGTACAGACCTCATTTCGACTTTGCAGGAATTTCTCCGACTCCTCATGAACTCTTATCTCCGCTTTCATCTGTGTCTGCAGcagctgagggaggaggagataaCACAAGACAcaatttaaaggaatactttaAAAGGACCTTTTTTATGTCAATTGACTAACACACTGTTACCTTTAATTtgtgaaaacagtttttttaaaatcttgatTTACCATCCGTTTACAAACTCCCCCACAACTTGTTCAGTTTAACCAATGTCTCATTTTTCTAGTCCTATGCTCAgtactcagaatcagaattcctttattagtcGCACAGAGGAGAAACTGACATTGTTGCAGCAAAAGTAGAGATAGAGACAAGAATGAAACACTTTTAGATAAAGGGCATGcacataacatttcaaatgaaaagttaTAACAAATTAAGAAGTAAATATTCGTAGTAGAAATGATTACAATTTACCAAGTACAAGTTCTGGTAACtacaagcagcagcagtactGATAAAATACATTATGGGTTGAAAGTGTGTTGTGTtgaatacatgtaaaaaaatattcagttagTGGACTCTCCGGTCActgtaaagcaggggtgtcaCCTCGCAGGTCACATCAGCATTATGGTGATGATAACTTTAAgactatataaatatatctactcattattaaaacactattgtctcttttttttatttactcattttactgagttttctttttaagaattcaaggtaaactgaaaaaactgaaaggttgacttaaattaaatgttttatctcaacaaattacacatcattttaataagttagttgaaagcaataatattaagtttaaccTTCAACTTAGTGTAGAAAAATGACACTGCTAATTTCATACCGTCCTGTGAGGGATGAGTGACCTCCTATTTAGTATGACATACCAAATTGTAGAACACCCCCCTCTGTGGGCTTGGCTAGAGGTGGGACTAACAGGACAGGACTAAGATGTATGGAGTGTTGGACCCACCTCCTGctcgtcctccagcagctgcttgGACTGGCTGCTCTCCCTTTGtgtctgctggagctgcagctcaAGGTTTTTCTCCTCAAGCTTCTTCCTTTGGGCCACCTTTGATGACAGATCGTCCATTTTATCCTGCAGATCTCTGGCCTGCAGGATCAAGTCCTGAGGGAAAGGTATTGGACATCTTGGATTATTCATGTTCTTGCAGATTTGCATATTCGAGTTTGTTCTCAAATAATAATGCAGACAGGtatatttttgttcactttttcacctgcagtttctcttttttctctagAATCTCCTCACATTCTCTTCGCAGAGTTTGTTTTCTCtgctccatctctttctctgcctctctggtTGAAGACACACTCAACCGTTATTTCTCCATCATGTCAacaaaatgaccttttttaGTTCTTTTTTATAATGATTAGGATTAGAATTACTAGTAGTGCAGCATAAAATATTATCAAACCTTCCCATTTCCTCATCCCtctccttctgctcctcttcctcactcgCCTGCAGCAGAGAAGCGATGCTCTGCTTCTCGTCCAGCTCCACGTGCAGCAAAGAAACCTGCTCCGTGATGGACTGACTGCAGAGAagaacaccaaaacaaacatattcagaaaatgtcatttttttaaattctgtatAAATcatactgtaaaacaaaaatcagtaTTTtgccttttcctttctttaaaatgtttatttgatgcACTTATAGAAGTTTGTATGAGTCTAAAATATTGCAATTTCAACTTTATTAGATTATGTTTTCCAATCAAATAAATCTGCTTCGTTGCGACATAATGTGTACTACTCACCAATCTCTCCTAAGCTTGGTCAACCTGGGTTtctcctaaacacacacacacacacacacacacacacacacacacacacacacacacacacacacacacacacacacacacacacacacacacaggcagtcaTTTTAGTCTATACATTTGTCCAGTAAGATCATGAAATCAAGAATAACCTAAAACAATCCAATTCCACATCATAATCCGATCAGAGCAGCTGCTTGATGTTCCTCTGGTTCCTCTCAACATGAACAGCTGTTAAACACAGTGTTTCACCTCTGCCGCTGCGTCTCCTCGCTCTTTCCTGATCTGCACCGTCAGGGTGTGTCCCCAGTATCTCCAGCTGGTCTGCACAGTCCTCCACTACAGCGGCCAGCCTCAGACACTGAATCCTGGACAAAGACATCCTGCGGAGACTGGAGAGATGGAGTTTCTGTGAAAAATACCAAGTGCTGTACATTCACTAGTTGCATTTAGTCAAGTTCTGTACTTCAGAataattttgaggtacttgttcGTCACAATGTATGATTCCATGTTCTGCTACTCTGCATTTGTAGGCAATACATTTTGCAAGCAAATATGTACTTAGAACTTTAGTTTATT
Proteins encoded:
- the iqcg gene encoding LOW QUALITY PROTEIN: dynein regulatory complex protein 9 (The sequence of the model RefSeq protein was modified relative to this genomic sequence to represent the inferred CDS: deleted 1 base in 1 codon); translation: MSLSRIQCLRLAAVVEDCADQLEILGHTLTVQIRKERGDAAAEEKPRLTKLRRDCQSITEQVSLLHVELDEKQSIASLLQASEEEEQKERDEEMGREAEKEMEQRKQTLRRECEEILEKKEKLQDLILQARDLQDKMDDLSSKVAQRKKLEEKNLELQLQQTQRESSQSKQLLEDEQELLQTQMKAEIRVHEESEKFLQSRNEEVQQQLDQWQQLTKQMLQETEQRLNSESCKRTVNLDRLMEMKRKYREMEQVVMEDREEQEKLRQEQAKARAATKVQAWWRGCMVRRCLGSFKKKEENKKGKKKKKEGKKKKK